The following proteins are co-located in the Mesorhizobium sp. M1E.F.Ca.ET.045.02.1.1 genome:
- a CDS encoding cyclopropane-fatty-acyl-phospholipid synthase family protein, with product MNAADRAARIVRTVVETLKPGFAVRLWTGERIGPAGGPVLAINDQDIVWQLVRRPAFSTLVEMWISKTVDIEEGTLFDFYALPSQGKLKTKLKSLPKLAILRDLPAVLFSRRQMTARTDLSGRNPYVSGSNKAAIQHHYDISNAFYRLFLDERMVYSCGYFQDFANGIDQAQVDKLDHICRKLRLKPGESLLDIGCGWGAMLIHAAKNYGVVGHGVSLSQAQTELARERIRAEGLEDRITIEIKSYAELSGTFDKISSIGMFEHLGLANHDAYFSAVNRLLKPGGIYLHHAITRRSKGDIRKTLRKGPEYKALIKYIFPGGELDTIGMTLGNLEAHGFLVHDVENLREHYARTCRLWAERLHARFDEAIAEVGEAKARLWLLYLSGCSIAFERASAQIFQTVATRRARGPSGLPPTRVDLYR from the coding sequence ATCGGCCCCGCCGGCGGTCCGGTGCTCGCCATCAACGACCAGGACATCGTCTGGCAACTGGTGCGGCGGCCGGCCTTCTCGACGCTGGTCGAGATGTGGATATCCAAGACCGTCGACATCGAAGAAGGCACGCTGTTCGATTTCTACGCCCTGCCTTCGCAAGGCAAGCTCAAGACGAAGCTCAAGTCCCTGCCGAAGCTGGCAATCCTGCGCGACCTGCCGGCTGTCTTGTTTTCGCGAAGGCAGATGACGGCGCGCACCGACCTCTCCGGGCGCAATCCCTATGTCAGCGGGTCGAACAAGGCGGCGATCCAGCATCACTACGACATCTCGAATGCCTTCTACCGGCTCTTCCTCGACGAGCGCATGGTCTATAGCTGCGGTTACTTCCAGGATTTCGCCAATGGCATCGACCAGGCGCAGGTCGACAAGCTCGATCACATCTGCCGCAAGCTCAGGCTGAAGCCAGGCGAAAGTCTGCTGGACATCGGCTGCGGCTGGGGCGCGATGCTCATCCATGCGGCGAAGAACTACGGCGTCGTCGGCCACGGCGTCTCGCTGTCGCAAGCCCAGACGGAGCTTGCCCGCGAGCGCATTCGCGCCGAGGGGCTGGAGGATCGCATCACCATCGAGATAAAGTCGTATGCCGAGCTCTCCGGCACGTTCGACAAGATATCGTCGATCGGCATGTTCGAGCATCTGGGGCTCGCCAACCACGACGCCTACTTCTCGGCCGTCAATCGCCTGCTCAAGCCCGGCGGCATCTATCTGCACCACGCCATCACCAGGCGCAGCAAAGGCGACATCCGCAAGACGCTGCGCAAGGGCCCGGAATACAAGGCGCTGATCAAATACATCTTTCCCGGCGGCGAGCTCGACACGATCGGCATGACGCTCGGCAATCTCGAGGCGCATGGCTTCCTGGTCCATGACGTCGAGAACTTGCGTGAGCACTACGCGCGCACCTGCAGGCTCTGGGCGGAGCGTCTGCACGCGCGCTTCGATGAGGCGATCGCCGAGGTCGGCGAGGCGAAGGCGCGGCTCTGGCTGCTCTATCTCTCCGGCTGCTCGATTGCCTTCGAGCGGGCCTCGGCGCAGATTTTCCAGACCGTCGCCACCAGGCGCGCGCGGGGGCCAAGCGGCCTGCCGCCAACCCGTGTGGATTTGTATCGATAA
- a CDS encoding MOSC domain-containing protein, with translation MTDKAVLGTVSQLWRYPASSLAGERQDAISVGRETIDGDRLFGLVDAADNEIARPDRDAKWHKVPRIRTRLTNDRELEVAVPGGDWLSAPGTECDHAVSAYLGFTASIRPFGRENAPPAYAGPLTQARYRKAPIHLLTTASLARLKTLHPEGAADPRRFRPNIVVDMEPVEGSFPETEWIGRKLAVGDLLLTISEPCRRCGFTIIAQDGFDNDPGILRNLVRHNAHNLGVYCTVDRPARIEVGAPMRFV, from the coding sequence ATGACAGACAAGGCGGTGCTCGGAACCGTCAGCCAGCTCTGGCGCTATCCGGCGAGCTCGCTCGCCGGCGAGCGCCAGGACGCGATCTCGGTCGGCCGCGAAACCATCGACGGCGACCGTCTGTTCGGCCTCGTGGATGCCGCGGACAACGAGATTGCCCGGCCCGACCGCGACGCCAAATGGCACAAGGTGCCGCGTATCCGCACCCGGCTGACCAACGATCGCGAACTTGAGGTGGCCGTCCCCGGCGGCGACTGGCTGAGCGCGCCCGGCACCGAATGCGATCATGCCGTGTCTGCCTATCTCGGCTTCACTGCCTCGATCCGGCCGTTCGGCCGGGAGAACGCGCCGCCGGCCTATGCCGGTCCGCTGACGCAGGCGCGCTATCGCAAGGCGCCGATCCATCTGCTGACCACCGCCTCGCTGGCGCGGTTGAAGACGCTGCATCCGGAAGGGGCGGCCGATCCGCGCCGCTTCCGCCCCAACATCGTCGTCGACATGGAGCCGGTCGAAGGCTCTTTCCCGGAGACGGAATGGATCGGCCGCAAGCTTGCGGTCGGCGATCTGCTGCTCACCATCTCGGAACCCTGCCGCCGCTGCGGCTTCACCATCATTGCCCAGGACGGCTTCGACAACGATCCAGGCATCCTGCGCAACCTGGTGCGCCACAACGCCCACAATCTCGGCGTCTACTGCACCGTCGACCGGCCCGCGCGGATCGAGGTCGGCGCGCCGATGCGCTTCGTGTAG
- the acs gene encoding acetate--CoA ligase, which yields MSDVHVHRVQPAWKKNALIDNETYLKWYADSVKNPDKFWGKHGKRIDWFKPFTKVKNTSFDGKVSIKWFEDGQTNVSYNCIDRHLKKRGGQTAIIWEGDNPYDDRKITYNELYAHVCRFANVLKKHGVKKGDRVTIYMPMIPETAYAMLACTRIGAIHSVVFGGFSPDALAGRIDDCKSTVVVTTDEGLRGGKPIPLKDNADKAIDIAAKAGTKVEKVVVVRRTGGKTGWVPGRDVWYHDEAATVKADCKPEKMKAEDPLFILYTSGSTGKPKGVLHTTAGYLVYASMTHQYVFDYHDGDVYWCTADVGWVTGHSYIVYGPLANGATTLMFEGVPNYPSQSRFWEVIDKHQVNIFYTAPTALRALMGAGDSHVKKTSRKSLRVLGTVGEPINPEAWEWYYNVVGNAKLPIVDTWWQTETGGILITPLPGATDLKPGSATRPFFGVRPQLVDGEGKVLEGAADGNLCIIDAWPGMMRTVYGDHDRFVQTYFSTYKGKYFTGDGCRRDADGYYWITGRVDDVINVSGHRMGTAEVESALVSHDMVSEAAVVGYPHDIKGQGIYCYVTLMAGTTSSEDLRKELVTHVRKEIGAIATPDKIQFAPGLPKTRSGKIMRRILRKIAEDDYGALGDTSTLADPAVVDDLVANRQNKRA from the coding sequence ATGTCCGATGTTCATGTGCACCGCGTCCAGCCGGCGTGGAAGAAGAACGCGCTGATCGACAACGAAACCTATCTCAAATGGTACGCCGACAGTGTGAAGAACCCGGACAAGTTCTGGGGCAAGCACGGCAAGCGTATCGACTGGTTCAAGCCGTTCACCAAGGTCAAGAACACCTCCTTCGACGGCAAGGTTTCGATCAAGTGGTTCGAGGACGGGCAGACCAATGTTTCCTACAACTGCATCGACCGGCATCTGAAGAAGCGCGGCGGCCAGACCGCCATCATCTGGGAGGGCGACAACCCCTACGATGACAGGAAGATCACCTACAACGAGCTTTACGCGCATGTCTGCCGCTTCGCCAACGTGCTGAAGAAGCACGGCGTCAAGAAAGGCGACCGCGTCACCATCTACATGCCGATGATCCCGGAGACGGCCTATGCGATGCTGGCCTGCACCCGCATCGGCGCCATCCACTCGGTCGTCTTCGGCGGCTTCTCGCCCGACGCTCTCGCCGGGCGCATCGACGACTGCAAGTCGACCGTCGTCGTCACTACGGACGAGGGCCTGCGCGGCGGCAAGCCGATCCCGCTGAAGGACAACGCCGACAAGGCGATCGACATCGCAGCCAAGGCCGGCACGAAGGTCGAGAAGGTGGTGGTCGTGCGGCGCACCGGCGGCAAGACCGGCTGGGTGCCGGGTCGCGACGTCTGGTACCACGACGAGGCAGCGACCGTTAAGGCCGACTGCAAGCCGGAGAAGATGAAGGCGGAGGACCCGCTGTTCATCCTCTACACCTCGGGCTCGACGGGCAAGCCGAAGGGCGTGCTGCACACCACGGCCGGCTATCTCGTCTATGCCTCGATGACGCACCAATATGTCTTCGACTATCATGACGGCGACGTCTACTGGTGCACCGCCGATGTCGGCTGGGTCACCGGTCACAGCTACATCGTCTACGGGCCATTAGCCAACGGCGCCACGACGCTGATGTTCGAAGGCGTGCCGAACTACCCGTCGCAGTCGCGCTTCTGGGAAGTCATCGACAAGCACCAGGTCAACATCTTCTACACCGCGCCGACGGCGTTGCGCGCGCTGATGGGCGCCGGCGACAGCCATGTGAAGAAGACCTCGCGCAAGTCGTTGCGCGTGCTTGGTACCGTCGGCGAGCCGATCAATCCGGAAGCCTGGGAGTGGTACTACAACGTCGTCGGCAACGCCAAACTGCCGATTGTCGACACCTGGTGGCAGACCGAGACCGGCGGCATCCTGATCACGCCTCTGCCAGGCGCCACCGACCTCAAGCCGGGTTCGGCTACGCGGCCCTTCTTCGGCGTCAGGCCGCAGTTGGTCGACGGCGAGGGCAAGGTGCTCGAAGGAGCGGCCGACGGCAATCTCTGCATCATCGATGCATGGCCCGGCATGATGCGCACGGTCTATGGCGATCACGACCGCTTCGTGCAGACCTATTTCTCGACCTACAAGGGCAAGTACTTCACCGGCGACGGCTGCCGCCGCGACGCCGACGGCTACTACTGGATCACCGGCCGCGTCGACGACGTCATCAACGTTTCCGGCCACCGCATGGGCACGGCCGAAGTGGAGTCGGCGCTGGTCAGCCACGACATGGTCTCGGAAGCCGCCGTCGTCGGCTATCCGCACGACATCAAGGGGCAAGGGATTTACTGCTACGTCACGCTGATGGCCGGCACGACATCGAGCGAAGACCTCCGCAAGGAACTCGTCACCCATGTCCGCAAGGAGATCGGCGCCATCGCGACACCAGACAAGATCCAGTTCGCTCCGGGCCTGCCCAAGACCCGCTCGGGCAAGATCATGCGGCGCATCCTGCGCAAGATCGCCGAGGACGATTACGGCGCGCTCGGCGACACCTCGACGCTCGCAGATCCGGCGGTCGTCGACGACCTGGTCGCCAACCGGCAGAACAAAAGGGCCTGA
- a CDS encoding aspartate-semialdehyde dehydrogenase — MHDHSEMDLMLRGYGLTTAKILYHFPDHPHLLQSFIWQDYDVAPKFPVLIRFIEFWKTKLDGPLHSVTYTHQKLIAPNEWRKVDGEFLLH, encoded by the coding sequence ATGCACGACCACTCCGAAATGGACCTGATGCTCAGGGGCTATGGGTTGACCACGGCCAAAATCCTCTACCACTTCCCCGACCACCCGCATTTGCTGCAAAGCTTCATCTGGCAGGATTACGACGTCGCGCCGAAGTTTCCGGTGCTGATCCGCTTCATCGAATTCTGGAAGACGAAGCTCGACGGACCGCTGCATTCGGTCACCTACACGCATCAGAAGCTGATCGCGCCGAACGAGTGGCGGAAGGTGGATGGGGAGTTTTTATTGCATTGA
- a CDS encoding aldo/keto reductase, producing MEYRRLGASGLKVPALSFGAGTFGGSGPLFGAWGNSDAKEARRLVDICLEAGVNLFDTADVYSNGASEEVLGEAIKGRRDAVLISTKTSLPMGDGPADWGSSRARLIRSVDQALKRLGTDYIDLLQLHAFDASTPIEEVLSTLDDLVRSGKLLYVGVSNFSGWQVMKSLGLAEMHGYPRYVAHQVYYSLVGRDYEWELMPLGLDQGVGALVWSPLGWGRLTGKIRRGQPLPQKSRLHDTASFGPPVEDEHLFKVVDALDAVAAETGKTVPQVAINWLLQRPTVSSVIIGARNEEQLRQNLGAVGWALTPKQMKALDEASAVTAPYPYFPYRRQEGFARLDPPAV from the coding sequence ATGGAATATCGACGTCTCGGCGCCTCCGGCCTGAAAGTGCCGGCGCTGTCTTTCGGCGCCGGAACCTTCGGCGGTTCAGGACCGCTGTTCGGCGCCTGGGGCAACAGCGACGCCAAGGAGGCGCGCCGGCTTGTCGACATCTGCCTGGAGGCCGGCGTCAATCTCTTCGACACGGCCGACGTCTATTCGAACGGCGCTTCGGAGGAGGTGCTGGGCGAAGCGATCAAGGGCCGCCGCGACGCGGTGCTGATCTCGACCAAGACCTCGCTGCCGATGGGCGACGGTCCGGCCGACTGGGGCTCGTCCCGCGCACGATTGATCCGGTCTGTGGACCAGGCGCTGAAGCGGCTCGGCACAGACTATATCGACCTGCTCCAGCTTCACGCCTTTGACGCTTCCACGCCGATCGAGGAAGTGCTCTCGACGCTGGACGACCTCGTGCGTTCGGGCAAGCTGCTCTATGTCGGCGTCTCCAACTTCTCCGGCTGGCAGGTGATGAAATCGCTCGGCCTGGCCGAGATGCATGGCTACCCGCGTTACGTCGCGCATCAGGTCTATTACTCGCTGGTCGGCCGCGACTATGAATGGGAATTGATGCCGCTCGGCCTCGACCAGGGTGTCGGCGCCCTGGTGTGGAGCCCGCTCGGCTGGGGCCGGCTGACCGGCAAGATCCGCCGCGGCCAGCCGCTGCCGCAAAAGAGCCGCCTGCACGACACGGCGAGCTTCGGCCCGCCGGTCGAGGACGAGCATCTCTTCAAGGTGGTCGATGCTCTGGACGCTGTGGCGGCCGAAACCGGCAAGACCGTGCCGCAGGTCGCCATCAACTGGCTGCTGCAACGTCCGACAGTGTCATCCGTGATCATCGGCGCGCGCAACGAGGAGCAGTTGCGCCAGAACCTCGGCGCCGTCGGCTGGGCATTGACGCCGAAGCAGATGAAGGCCCTCGATGAAGCAAGCGCGGTGACGGCGCCCTACCCTTACTTTCCCTATCGCCGTCAGGAAGGTTTCGCCCGGCTCGACCCGCCGGCGGTGTGA
- a CDS encoding MFS transporter gives MPLALYALTAGAFGIGVTEFVIMGLLLDVSADLGVSISAAGLLISGYALGVVVGAPLLGALTGRLAKKTLLLALMVVFTIGNLACALAPDYWTLMAARVLTAFAHASFFGVGSVVATSLVAPNRKASAIALMFTGLTVANILGVPFGTWLGQAYGWRSTFLAVTLVGVIAFAVIALLVPRDEPAAAAEEESSEGALAVLGRRPVLLGLLTTVLSWVGVFAAFTYLAPILTRISGFSEAAVSPILLVFGAGLVAGNLLGGRLADRHLVPTVIGTLVALSAALFVMTAAMHQPIAAIIAVGLLGAAAFATVAPLQMWVLEKAKGAGQGLASSFNIAAFNLGNAIGAWLGGFVIDHGPGLGAVPPVAGLVPLAALAVVFLAQRLERGRPLGEPAAAQC, from the coding sequence ATGCCTCTTGCTCTCTATGCCCTCACCGCCGGCGCCTTCGGCATCGGCGTCACCGAATTCGTCATCATGGGCCTGCTGCTCGATGTCAGCGCCGATCTCGGCGTCTCGATCTCGGCCGCGGGCCTGCTCATTTCCGGCTATGCGCTGGGCGTCGTTGTCGGCGCGCCGCTGCTTGGCGCGCTCACCGGCCGCCTAGCGAAGAAGACGCTTCTGCTTGCCCTGATGGTGGTCTTCACCATCGGCAACCTCGCCTGCGCGCTGGCGCCCGACTACTGGACGCTGATGGCGGCGCGCGTGCTCACCGCCTTCGCGCACGCTTCCTTCTTCGGCGTCGGCTCGGTCGTCGCCACCAGCCTTGTCGCGCCCAACCGGAAGGCGTCGGCTATCGCGCTGATGTTCACCGGCCTCACCGTCGCCAATATCCTCGGCGTGCCCTTCGGCACCTGGCTCGGCCAGGCCTATGGCTGGCGCTCGACCTTCCTTGCCGTAACGCTGGTCGGCGTCATCGCCTTTGCCGTGATCGCGCTGCTGGTGCCGCGCGACGAGCCGGCAGCGGCCGCCGAGGAGGAAAGCTCCGAAGGCGCGCTTGCCGTGCTTGGCCGCCGGCCGGTGCTGCTCGGCCTGCTGACCACGGTGCTGAGCTGGGTCGGCGTCTTTGCCGCCTTCACCTACTTGGCGCCGATCCTCACCCGGATCAGCGGCTTTTCCGAAGCCGCCGTGTCACCGATCCTGCTCGTCTTCGGTGCCGGTCTGGTCGCCGGCAACCTGCTCGGCGGACGCCTCGCCGACAGGCATCTGGTGCCGACGGTCATCGGCACGCTCGTCGCGCTGTCGGCCGCGCTGTTCGTCATGACCGCCGCCATGCATCAACCGATAGCGGCAATCATCGCCGTCGGCCTGCTGGGCGCGGCCGCCTTCGCCACCGTCGCCCCTCTGCAGATGTGGGTGCTGGAGAAGGCCAAGGGCGCCGGCCAGGGTCTTGCCTCCTCCTTCAACATCGCCGCCTTCAATCTCGGCAACGCGATCGGCGCCTGGCTCGGCGGCTTCGTCATCGATCACGGACCGGGCCTCGGCGCCGTCCCACCTGTCGCCGGCCTGGTGCCGCTCGCGGCGTTGGCCGTGGTGTTCCTGGCGCAGCGCCTGGAGCGCGGCCGCCCGCTTGGCGAGCCTGCCGCGGCACAGTGCTGA
- a CDS encoding LysR family transcriptional regulator: MARPEINRSGEIEVFVRVVEAGSFSAAARALRMTPSAVSKLIARLEARLGARLLSRSTRRLQLTPEGVAFHDSGIRILADLDAAEREAAAGAAPRGRLRVNSYVPFGQHRLMELLPRFLERYPEISVEAVLTDNVIDLLEERADIAIRAGPLRESRLVARKLGQSRMVLVASPAYLEARGTPQTLSDLGRHNMLAFGFARHIEGWPFVDAAGKSIILPIVGNMTLTDGEAMRRTGLAGAGIARLARWHVQPDIDAGGFVPLLEEFNPGDEEPTHAVYVGQGKHLPARVRAFLDFLAETVRL, encoded by the coding sequence ATGGCGAGACCCGAAATCAACCGCTCCGGCGAGATCGAGGTGTTCGTCCGCGTCGTCGAGGCCGGCAGTTTTTCCGCTGCGGCGCGGGCGTTGCGCATGACACCCTCGGCAGTGAGCAAGCTGATCGCGCGCTTGGAGGCGCGGCTCGGCGCGCGACTTCTCAGCCGCTCGACGCGGCGGCTGCAGCTGACCCCGGAAGGTGTCGCTTTCCACGACAGCGGCATCCGCATTCTCGCCGACCTCGACGCGGCCGAGCGCGAAGCGGCGGCGGGTGCCGCGCCTCGCGGCAGGCTCAGGGTCAACAGCTATGTGCCCTTCGGCCAGCACCGGCTGATGGAATTGCTGCCGCGCTTCCTGGAACGCTACCCGGAGATCAGCGTCGAGGCGGTGCTGACCGACAATGTCATCGACCTTCTGGAGGAGCGAGCCGACATCGCCATACGCGCCGGGCCACTGCGCGAATCTCGGCTGGTGGCGCGCAAGCTCGGCCAGAGCCGGATGGTGCTGGTAGCGTCCCCTGCCTACCTCGAAGCCCGCGGCACGCCGCAGACACTGTCCGACCTAGGACGCCACAATATGCTGGCCTTCGGCTTCGCCAGGCATATCGAAGGATGGCCTTTCGTCGATGCGGCAGGCAAATCGATCATCCTTCCGATCGTCGGAAACATGACGCTGACCGACGGCGAGGCGATGCGGCGGACGGGGCTGGCGGGAGCCGGCATCGCCCGGCTGGCACGCTGGCATGTTCAGCCGGACATCGACGCCGGAGGATTCGTGCCGCTGCTGGAGGAATTCAATCCCGGCGACGAGGAGCCGACGCACGCGGTCTATGTCGGCCAGGGCAAGCATCTGCCGGCCAGGGTGCGGGCCTTTCTCGATTTCCTTGCGGAGACCGTGCGTCTCTGA
- a CDS encoding aldo/keto reductase — MRYNQLGNTGMFVSELCLGTMTFGAAGENAQWGLIASLDQKGVNEIVGRSIAAGVNFFDTADVYSFGASEHLLGQSLKDLGVKRSDVIIATKVHGVMGEGPNQRGSSRGHIMDSIDGSLERLQTDHIDLYLLHGTDTVTPIDETLRALDDLVSSGKVRYVGVSNWQAWRIAKALGIAERKGYARFETVQSYYSIAGRDLEREIVPLINEEKLGLMVWSPMAGGLLSGKYGPGAPGNGEGRRANFNFPPVNEDRAWAAVAVMREIARKHGVSVATVALGYVLAKPFVMSVLIGASRMDQLEQNLAATGLKLDADDLAKLDEMSALPAEYPGWMLERQGAGRRPAPFVPKA; from the coding sequence ATGCGCTACAACCAACTCGGCAATACCGGCATGTTCGTCTCCGAACTCTGCCTCGGCACCATGACCTTCGGCGCCGCCGGCGAGAATGCCCAATGGGGTCTCATCGCCAGCCTCGACCAGAAAGGCGTCAACGAGATCGTCGGCCGCTCCATCGCCGCCGGCGTCAACTTCTTCGACACCGCCGACGTCTATTCCTTCGGCGCGTCGGAACACCTGCTCGGCCAGTCGCTCAAGGATCTGGGCGTAAAGCGCTCGGACGTGATCATCGCCACCAAGGTGCACGGCGTCATGGGCGAGGGTCCTAACCAGCGCGGTTCCTCGCGCGGCCATATAATGGATTCGATCGACGGCAGCCTGGAGCGGCTGCAGACCGACCACATCGATCTCTACCTGTTGCACGGCACCGACACGGTGACGCCGATCGACGAGACGCTGCGGGCGCTCGACGACCTCGTCTCCAGCGGCAAGGTCCGCTATGTCGGCGTCTCCAACTGGCAGGCCTGGCGCATCGCCAAGGCGCTGGGCATCGCCGAGCGCAAGGGCTATGCGCGCTTCGAGACGGTGCAGTCCTACTACTCGATCGCCGGCCGCGATCTCGAGCGCGAAATCGTGCCTTTGATCAACGAGGAGAAGCTCGGCCTGATGGTCTGGTCGCCGATGGCCGGCGGGCTGCTGTCGGGCAAATACGGCCCGGGTGCGCCGGGCAATGGCGAAGGCCGCCGCGCCAACTTCAACTTCCCGCCGGTCAACGAGGACCGCGCCTGGGCGGCGGTCGCCGTCATGCGCGAGATCGCCAGGAAGCATGGTGTCAGCGTCGCCACGGTGGCGCTTGGCTATGTGCTGGCGAAGCCCTTCGTGATGAGCGTCCTCATCGGAGCCAGCCGCATGGACCAGCTCGAGCAGAACCTCGCCGCCACCGGATTGAAGCTCGACGCCGACGATCTTGCCAAGCTCGATGAGATGAGCGCGCTGCCTGCCGAATATCCCGGCTGGATGCTGGAACGGCAGGGCGCCGGCCGGCGCCCGGCGCCTTTCGTGCCGAAGGCCTGA
- a CDS encoding type II toxin-antitoxin system VapC family toxin yields the protein MYLLDTNIVSDVQRRLPKPTAWVASIDPASISLSVITLGEIERGIVKQRNVDLERAARLDIWLRELRRDNRDRILPITEEIALAWGRITAARTRGSADTLIAATALVHDLIVVTRNVAAFEDIGVTALNPWEA from the coding sequence ATGTACCTGCTCGACACAAACATTGTTTCGGATGTGCAAAGGCGCCTGCCGAAGCCGACCGCCTGGGTGGCTTCGATCGATCCGGCGTCGATCAGCCTTAGCGTCATTACCCTCGGCGAAATCGAGCGAGGAATCGTCAAGCAACGCAATGTAGACCTCGAAAGAGCGGCCCGGCTCGATATTTGGTTGAGAGAGTTACGAAGAGACAATCGGGACCGCATTCTTCCAATCACCGAAGAGATTGCGTTGGCGTGGGGCCGCATCACGGCAGCCCGTACGCGAGGCAGCGCAGACACGCTCATAGCAGCGACAGCTCTCGTCCACGACCTCATCGTGGTTACGCGCAATGTCGCTGCCTTCGAAGACATCGGCGTCACCGCGCTTAATCCCTGGGAAGCCTGA
- a CDS encoding type II toxin-antitoxin system Phd/YefM family antitoxin: MNWHLQDAKNNFSKVVQRARTEGPQTVTLRGERAAVVLSVEDYDRLAGMKKSLAEYLLTGPGWDDAFDKEITRRPDNMIRDVDL; the protein is encoded by the coding sequence ATGAACTGGCATCTTCAGGACGCGAAGAACAATTTTTCGAAAGTGGTCCAACGCGCAAGAACCGAGGGCCCGCAAACGGTGACACTTCGTGGGGAACGGGCTGCGGTCGTGCTGTCCGTGGAGGACTACGATCGCTTGGCTGGGATGAAGAAATCTCTTGCCGAATATCTTCTGACCGGCCCCGGCTGGGACGATGCGTTTGACAAGGAAATCACCCGTCGCCCGGATAACATGATCCGGGACGTCGACCTCTGA
- a CDS encoding YggS family pyridoxal phosphate-dependent enzyme — translation MTSAVEQLLAVKARIAGAEGEAKREPGAVTLVAVSKTFSADEIRPVLEAGQRVFGENRVQEAQGKWPALRLAFPDIELHLIGPLQSNKAKEAVALFDVVETVDRDKIAAELAKEIARQGRSPKLYVQVNTGSEPQKAGIEPREAVRFVKRCREAHGLAIEGLMCIPPADENPGPHFALLEKLAKEAGVAKLSMGMSADYETAIAFGATSVRVGSAIFGSR, via the coding sequence ATGACGAGTGCCGTCGAACAGCTTCTTGCGGTCAAGGCGAGGATTGCGGGCGCCGAAGGCGAAGCAAAGCGCGAGCCTGGCGCCGTCACGCTGGTCGCTGTGTCCAAGACCTTTTCGGCCGACGAGATCCGGCCCGTTCTGGAAGCCGGCCAGCGCGTTTTCGGCGAGAACCGCGTGCAGGAAGCTCAAGGCAAATGGCCGGCGCTCAGGCTTGCATTCCCCGACATCGAGCTCCACCTCATCGGCCCGCTGCAGTCCAACAAGGCCAAGGAGGCGGTAGCGCTTTTCGACGTCGTCGAGACGGTCGACCGCGACAAGATCGCCGCCGAGCTTGCCAAGGAGATCGCCAGGCAAGGCCGTTCGCCAAAACTCTATGTCCAGGTCAACACTGGGTCCGAGCCACAGAAGGCCGGCATCGAGCCGCGTGAGGCGGTTCGCTTCGTCAAGCGTTGCCGCGAGGCGCACGGCCTCGCCATCGAAGGCCTGATGTGCATTCCGCCTGCCGACGAGAACCCCGGTCCGCATTTCGCGCTGCTGGAGAAGCTCGCCAAGGAAGCCGGCGTCGCAAAACTCTCGATGGGCATGTCCGCCGACTACGAGACGGCGATCGCTTTCGGCGCGACCAGCGTCAGGGTCGGCTCGGCGATCTTCGGCAGCCGGTAG